Within Cucumis melo cultivar AY chromosome 4, USDA_Cmelo_AY_1.0, whole genome shotgun sequence, the genomic segment GACATGTCTCTGGAGCATGCTTGTGTCTGGTGGTACGTCTCAAACAATGCTTCCTCTAAATTGATCACCTTCTTGGTGCTGTTTAACAtacattttctttaaaaatgtaTGATCTGAGGTTTCTATCCAAATTAATGATTTAAGAATGAACAAATTCATATTTTCTTAAAATCGGATCACCTGTGAGAActcatttaaaagaaaaatgatcatTTAGGTTTCTATCCAAATACTTTTTACCACTTCTGCTTTGAGAATGGAATTTTCTTTTGATCGGTTTCTTGACAACTGTAAGCCTTTCACTGTACAAGATATCCGTATAAGTTCCTTAGTCTCCTTTAAGGAAACATTTTCATATTCCAAAGGTTGTTTTGTTAGTTCCATTTTAACACGTCCTTTTATCATTGTGCTTCTATGATCCATGGGAATCCTTATTTCGGGCCAATGGACAATTTCATAAAAAGCCACTGGCCCACTGTATTTTTTCGATTACTTTCTTGTGATTTCTGTCTCATGATTAAATGCCAGGTTGAGTGCCCAAAGTATCCCGGTTTCTGCATTTCACGGCAGAGGAAGGAATATCCATTTATCGAGATGTTTCATAGCCCAAAACAAGTAGGACCACCATCCAATCGTGTTTGGTCTTGGTTTGATTTCCAGTATAACCGTCTTTGATCATGTTATTAATTCTTGATTTCTGGGAAAATAAGCTATTATGTCTTCAGCTATGTTGTGCTTGGTTTTGTCAATACTTATACAATTAACTAGAATATTAATTGGTCGCAAAATGTGATAatctattatatatatgaaaCAGACAGAAGCATATTCGTATTGGCAAAAGAGTTCAAGGGTAAGGGGTAAAATGCGATGATGTAGGCTGTCATTGTTTTTTTTGCCTTGATGGttgatttattaatttttgCTTTTGGTGCAAATCTCAGAATTTACTCAACTTAGGTTTGAAGCTGCTGATTGTCATTGCTTCTgattatattcttttttattgGGAAAGGCAGTGAAGATTTCTTGTTTTTTCACATTTTATTGTCTGAAGTatcaaagattttttttttgtttggtaAAAGTAACGAGGTAATTCGTGCTGGTTTGGTGGCTTTTGgctgcctttttttttttttttttcatgtttgtATTCAGAACGGAACAGGTGGCTTTAATCCAAGAACATATTGACGTTTTTCAATATAGAAGATGTATTTGTCCCATTTTAACATTGTatttacaataaaaaaaattgtactgCAAACAACAAGCTGATGGGATTTAAGAGTTTAAATGCAGGCGAGGTGAACTCTATCAATGTCAGTAAATATTAAGAGAAATATTGATGGGGCTTTCAATCCAATTACCATGAAAACTACTTATCCATATGTTAGAGTAACATGTGGTTACTTTACCATTATCATTACATTTATTAATGGTTGGAACTTAACAATTTATTTGCAGGCATCCAGCCAGGGAAAGATTGCTGATTCTAATGTGACAAAGTACTCAGTGAAGGTTATACCTGTAAGTTTTCAAGCTTTTTTAACCACAGCTGAGTCCATTTATCAGTTCAGTTTTCATTACTGATGCTTTCACTTATGGTTATCTTCTTTTCTCGATTTTCCAGAACATTTCATCCCAGCGACAATAAAAGAAGTTTATGTAAAAGAACCTAACATATTTCTTTCTGTTtcgttgattttttttttttttgtccagTTTAACTATGACACCAGTGCCTACGGATTCAGGGAGTTTTTTAAGCGTCATGGGATATATGGTCGTTGAATCAAAAGTAACACCAACACGTGGGTAAAGCGCATTAAgcctttttaatttattatatgtAATTTGAACTGGTGTATGCTGTACATGGTGAGATGGAAACTCCATGTCTTTACGCCCGATGAAAAAGTAGATCCCATACAGTGTAGTATTTTATGTGTTGGAATATACAATCACAAGACTCTCCTGGCCTTGAAGATGCCGGAGAACAGCTTGCTTATGCTGCCGTCCTGTAGCCGACTGTGCTTCACCTGCAGAGCTGGGAACGCACACAAGAAGGCTACTGGGTTGTCACCGCTGTGTGCATTTGCAGCATCGGCAAAACCAGGTGAGGAAGGGGGTCGGCGGCTGTGAGATTAATCGGAGGGGCAGAAGAGGAAAccttttttttatatctttCTTTTTACGTGTCTTTTTGGTTAAATTACATTTTTAGGCCAACACACTCTTACATCATTGTGTACTAGATATGATGTGATAAGGAAAATTAGTTAGACATGGAAACTCCTATTTTGACACTGTCCctcgcatttttttttttttgcaacaTAATTAGGGAAAACGTTACAAGCTCGAGGGACATGACAGTCGACAGATACCAACAATATCACAAAGCTTCCTCCCTAGATTTTGGTTCTTCAACCCATTTGATGATTTCACATTCAGATGAAGTGAGGTTCTGAATAAGATTGATTACGGTCGGACAATCGGATTTCACAATGATCTGAGTGCCTTCAATAATGGCTAGCATCTGTGTAGCAAAATCGATCTCATAATGAATACAAACAACACTTACGAGGTTGTTTGGAGCAAAAATGATCTAGGATAATGATAATTGTCTATAGTtacaataaatattatttcCAAATACGAGTTTaccttttatttttatcaaatataacaaaaaaaaaaaaaaaacttaaatgaattataaaaattttaatGGATTTTGCTATAATTTAGTTTTACGAAGTTAATTACAATTACAAAATATTCACAAAACACAGAACTACAATTATATAATATCCACAACACGTATCTTAATTCTTCTCTACTTCTTTGTTTGaacatttatttattaaaaaaaaaacccccaAGACAATTACAAAAAGACAAATTTAAACAGTATCACTACTACCAAATTAACCCATATAACGATAGCAACCACTTACTTTAATTTCAAACTTAAATTTAGAAACTATACTTTACAAATCCATCAAGTGTACTACAAATTAAACTCAAACTTAAACGTTGATTCTTAAAAGTCATATAAAACTTTAAATTAAACCAAATAACATTAATAACTTCAAATAATACCTAAAAGTCTGAGTTAAAAGATGACTTTAATAGCAATTACATGATACGAATCcaccccaaaaaaaaaaaagaagaaaatatttgTGGATAATAAGTTCATAGACCCCCAAACAAAATTATGTAAAGGAAAGATGGGAGAAAGAGAGTGTTACTTTGTGGATATGCAGATGAATCTCTGTAAATTTAAGGGATTTATGAGAAAGGCCTACATTAAATGGCAACATAATTAGTTTTAATtgaaaaactaataatataaatCTAAAGTTACACATAATAGAACACAGAACATGTATTCGAACTTCAACTTGGCTCTAGCTGACATAATTTCAAGCTAGAATAATGAGAACGttatcaaacgagcttttaaaGTTTTAGAAAACTCTTTTCTAACGTCATTTAGGACATCCGGATATTTAGTTTCTTCcgacatttttttaaaaactagtATGGAAAGCTATGACAAATTTAGATGAGACTCTTTACACTATTATGAAGCTTAAAAACCAATGTCTGCTAATGTGACTTATCCCTGTCATGTGTATAGTGTCGAGATAGCTAGCTCTCAAATAAAGTTTCTCACCGTATTTTCTTTTCCAACGCCTAcgaaaatttgataaaaaatgCCACACTAGTACGATGGTAAAAAAGCATCGAAAAAGTATCTTCTCTCGATGCTTTTAAAAGCATCTAGAGAAATTTGATCgaaaaagacaaatattattaCTGTATTCTTCTAAATTAAATTACTATCAAACTTAAAAGAATAATGATAaccacaaactattataactcacTCTACGCTCCATATGCCGGTCGGTTTTTTCATGTTATGTAAGTTTTTTTAGATAAGGTTGATACAAGATGATGTGAAAGCAAAACTTAtaatatatggaaaaatataaaGCAAAAATTTCCAATTTCAGTTTGTACGATAATTTCTAGTTGGGCTTTTTCGTGTGCATTGGGAGGCCCATTCACAGCCTCAAAAACCCAAATCTTTCCAGACCAACCCGATCCACTACAGAAGTCTCGGGTAGGTCAAAGAAAAACGGGTCGGGTTTTTTTGCTACCAAAATTTCTTCAAACCCTAAACCCTCGCAATATAAACTCTGCCGCCtgattcttcttcctctttggACAGTAGAGGAATCCAAAGGCTTCATCCTCCAATTCGATTAAATGGTAATCACTCTCTTCCATTTTTACATGATTGCTCGTTGAATTCAAAATTAAGTGCGTTAATCGTCTTGTTTGTTGATCGGTAATTAGGGTAAGGGAACGGGAAGTTTCGGTAAACGGAGGAACAAGACCCACACCCTCTGTGTTAGGTGTGGCCGTCGTAGCTTCCATCTCCAGAAGAGTCGATGCTCCGCTTGTGCATTTCCAGCTGCCCGTAAGCGTACATGTAAGTTCACTTAATCACTTTGTACTTTGAGTTGTTGGTTGTTTCATCATTTTACGATTAAATCGTGGTAACTCTAGATCTCCCATAATCGACCTAGGTAGTAGTAGATTCGTTCTCGGTGTCCTAATCTGTTTGAATGAATTTCTTTTACTTTCGGGTCGTCAGTTTTGGTTTAGTTTTTCGTTTCTCTTATGGTGGTTTTTGGATTTAGATAACTGGAGCGTCAAGGCGATCCGAAGGAAGACCACTGGAACTGGGCGGATGAGATATTTGCGCCATGTTCCTCGCAGATTCAAGAGTGGTTTCAGAGAAGGTAGAGGTTTAAGTTGTCGTGTAATTCTTGCATTTTTACTTATTAATTAACGtgattttttttgggggggaggggggggggggtgaaATTTTGTGATTTTAATTACGTTCGGGTTCTGTGGTTAGGTACTGAAGCAGCGCCAAGGAGCAAAGGAGCCTCATCATCAGCCTAAAGACATTGAAGGTTAATTGTGGCACAACTTGGTACCTTTCTAGGTTCTAGGAGGATTTTATCATTTTTGAGACTAGAGTTTATAAGAATTTTGTTTGATGATGTTATTGCCTTCAATACTGAAGCttgtttttatttcttactCTTTCGTTTATTGAATTTCTGATCGTTGTTTTTAGACCACTGTCACCTCTTGTTAATCTATGTCTTGAGTTATATACTTCTAAGTTCCAACCATTTTAGGAGGTTTTTGCTGGTAGATACTGTTACTCTGAATGCCAGGGTAGAATCTATTAGCGAGAAATTTGTGTGTTGGGATCGTGTGTTGATGTTTGACAGTTTGAGTTTCTTATTTTGGGTCGCAGCCTCATTCCTACTGTGTTGATAATCCAGATTAAACAGAGATATTGTGCTTCACTCGTCAATAGGGTATGGTATAATTACCATGTAACAAAGTGGGAACCTATGATTAAGAAAATATGGTTCAACATCAAAACTACTGGAAAGGGCTGGCATCTTTTGGGATCATGGTTTTGGAAAATTACAAAGAAGGCTTTAGGAACAAGGAACTAAATAAAGAATGTTCAAATGATTGAAATTCCAAACACTCGTATCTAGATCCTTATCAAAGCCATCTAAACCACTGCCCTCTAGAAGAATACAACTTTTAGTAATTTACAGAATCACCCATCAAATCTCCGAGTGTCAATAGTAAGTTGTTGATTGAAAATTTCTTTTACCTGCTTGCACAGAACACACCAATGAGGTTTGAGTAATGAGTAGCAAAAGGAAGATCTCTGTTCTGTAACTATATTCGTGTATAGATTTGGTTGAGAGCCTCATGCAAGCTATATGCCAACTGGAAAACCTTACCTTAACGGGGATGCAGAAATTTCAGAAGGAGAGGGTGGGCAACTAAACAAGGGTTTAAATTTCAAAAGGATTGGAAATAATTCCTTAAATATGGCTGCTTTTTTACAGATCTTTGTTGTGTTGATTTCTTATGATCCTTTTGAATCACTTCTGAACTAACTTATTCTCTTGGTTACATTTTTGGTGTGTTGATTTTCTATCATTCTTGACAAGAGCATGAACATATCAGGAATTTCATTGGAATGAAAAGCATTATTGTAGTCTACACCCTAGACCATAAACACTTGAAGGAAATAATCTTCATCTTTCCTGATATGCTACTTTGTTGATTTTGTCGCCACTTTGTGGATACATAATGTAGAATTTTGAAGTTTTTGTATTTGTTAAGCAACCAAATGTAAGAAAGTATAGTTAGAAGAATGTGTATATGCAAGAGGTAtgttaaaatcacttttgtATCACTTTGAAACATATCTTAAAATAAACGATTGATGTAATCAAAGtagattttgaattattataaaCAAAGTGAACAGATTCACGATCACTCTAACTATGGTTTCTGATTCACCATCAAAATTTTGACCTTTTCACTCCCCCCTCACTTCTCTTTAAATAAAAccatcaatttttttaattatgctCTTCTCTCTAATGGTAAATATGAGCTGGGTATGACTTTGAATACAACTCTCAATTAAGAGTGCAATTTGCTTGCAGTTTTTCGTCTGTCTTTATTTTGTTGCTTATATTTTCTGTGTTGCTTTTGATAATAGAGGTGGTTCTTTCACTCTCCAACACTTATTTACGTTCAACATATCTAAATATGTAACACCATATTTGTTGACAACAATCAACTTTTTAGTTTTAGATCTTATTTTATGTTGGCTGTtggatgaatttttttttttgattcaGCAATAGTCAGTTTTTCTTTCATCTACATCGCCAATCATTAAGGCTCAAATTCTTCCCATGTCATATATGTTGATTGGTTCATAAAATAGACACCAAAAATTATGGAAACAAAAATAATTAGGAAATTTTGAGAAGTAACTTATTTGGTTTTATATTTCATAAGTAACACAATTTTAGaaaactttaacttttttagAAAAGATACTAGTGAAGGGAGCTAGAGAAGAGCTGTCCTATTACAAATTTTATTGCCATAAAGAAAGTACAAAGTATTGTCCCCTTTACACAGGTAGACTACAGAAAGCATTTATGTTTAATGCGATTGAGGCTTGACtgtagttttttaaaattttgctttTTGAGGACCAGTTTCCAGTGAGAGAGCAGATATCTTTCCATGAGTTTCGCTAGGTTGTATCTTTCTCTGTGAAAATAAGTTTGTTTCTCCCTGTCCATATTGTCCATAAGGTAGCTATGGTCGCATTGAAGCTAATGATGTTCTTTGCACTGCTACCTTTTAATTTGTACAAGCTCAGACAGAGGTCTTTGATATTTGTACTAGTCACAGGAATACTCGTTTCTGTACTCCATAGTTGCCAAAGCTTGTAGGCTTTGGGACAATGGATGAATAGATGATTCATGTCTTCATTTGAGGATCGATAGGAAATGTACCAATTTAGGCTTAGGCACATGTTCGAGTTCCTTCTTTGGATAATGTCCATTGTATTGAGTTTCTGGTGTATCATGGTCCAGATGAAGA encodes:
- the LOC103489942 gene encoding 60S ribosomal protein L37-3 isoform X2 — translated: MGKGTGSFGKRRNKTHTLCVRCGRRSFHLQKSRCSACAFPAARKHNWSVKAIRRKTTGTGRMRYLRHVPRRFKSGFREGTEAAPRSKGASSSA
- the LOC103489942 gene encoding 60S ribosomal protein L37-3 isoform X1; translated protein: MGKGTGSFGKRRNKTHTLCVRCGRRSFHLQKSRCSACAFPAARKRTYNWSVKAIRRKTTGTGRMRYLRHVPRRFKSGFREGTEAAPRSKGASSSA